One Mycolicibacterium sarraceniae genomic window carries:
- a CDS encoding ABC transporter ATP-binding protein yields the protein MITFDTVTKTYPDGTVAVDDLSMELPTATLTVFVGPSGCGKTTSMRMINRMIEPSSGTITVDGRDIAGVNPNNLRLGIGYVIQSGGLMPHQRVIDNVATVPVLKGASRRTARMAAYAVLERVGLDPKLGDRYPAQLSGGQQQRVGVARALAADPPVLLMDEPFSAVDPVVRDELQSEILRLQGELQKTIVFVTHDIDEAIKLGDRVAVFGPGGTLQQYDAPARLLSNPANEFVSGFIGADRGYRGLQFKQANGLPMHDIQTVKEGGIDALSLPAGDWRLVIRDDGRPYAWLNADGVELHRGGSSLYDSTIAGGSLFEPGATLRLALDAALSSPAGLGVAVDDAGQVIGGVRADDVVRALEKRRR from the coding sequence ATGATCACCTTCGACACGGTCACCAAGACATACCCGGATGGCACCGTTGCCGTCGACGATCTGAGCATGGAGCTGCCGACCGCCACACTCACGGTGTTTGTCGGGCCTTCGGGCTGCGGCAAGACCACCTCGATGCGCATGATCAACCGCATGATCGAGCCCAGTTCGGGAACAATCACTGTCGACGGCCGCGATATCGCAGGAGTCAACCCGAACAACCTGCGCCTCGGGATCGGCTACGTCATCCAGAGTGGCGGGCTGATGCCGCACCAACGGGTCATCGACAACGTCGCGACGGTGCCCGTCCTCAAGGGTGCGTCGCGTCGCACGGCCCGGATGGCGGCATACGCAGTTCTGGAGCGGGTGGGCCTGGATCCCAAGCTGGGGGACCGCTACCCGGCGCAATTGTCCGGCGGCCAACAGCAACGCGTCGGTGTGGCCAGGGCACTGGCCGCTGATCCACCGGTCCTGCTGATGGACGAGCCGTTCTCGGCCGTCGACCCGGTGGTGCGCGATGAGCTGCAGTCCGAAATCCTGCGCCTGCAAGGCGAATTGCAGAAGACCATCGTCTTCGTCACCCACGACATCGATGAGGCGATCAAACTCGGTGACCGGGTCGCGGTCTTCGGACCCGGCGGAACCCTGCAGCAGTACGACGCCCCCGCGCGGTTGTTGTCGAATCCCGCCAATGAATTCGTGTCTGGCTTCATCGGCGCCGACCGCGGCTATCGCGGTCTGCAATTCAAGCAGGCGAACGGGTTGCCGATGCACGACATTCAGACGGTCAAAGAAGGCGGGATCGACGCGCTGTCGTTGCCCGCCGGGGACTGGCGGCTGGTGATACGGGATGACGGCCGGCCGTACGCGTGGCTCAACGCCGACGGCGTCGAACTGCATCGGGGTGGAAGTTCGTTGTACGACAGCACCATTGCTGGCGGATCGCTGTTCGAGCCGGGCGCTACGTTGCGGCTGGCCCTCGATGCGGCGCTGTCCTCACCGGCCGGGCTCGGGGTGGCGGTTGACGATGCCGGTCAGGTGATCGGCGGGGTGCGGGCCGACGACGTCGTGCGTGCTCTGGAGAAACGACGCAGATGA